In the Chaetodon trifascialis isolate fChaTrf1 chromosome 15, fChaTrf1.hap1, whole genome shotgun sequence genome, CTCTGCCGAGCACGTCGGCCGAGCGGGAGCAGACgaaggaggaggacgagggcgGGGCCTCCTCCAGCCGCTCTGCGGGCGAACACGACGACACCGACGAGGAGTGGAGGCCCAGCGTGGGCTCCCAGAGCGACGACAGCGACGGCGACCTCAAGTGGAAGAAGATGAAGGGCCCTCGTCTCCCGAAGGCGCCGACGCTGCACCCGACCAAAAAAGCCAAGTCGCGAATCAGCTGTAAAATCTGCGGGAAAGCGTTTCACGCCAACGTGTCTCTGGTGAATCACATGGAGGCTCACCCGAAGGACGTCTGCGGCGTGTGCGGCAAACACTTCGAGAGCGAGGAGAGCTTCCGGATTCACCTGAAAACGCACGTGAAAGCCGAGGTGTGCGGCGTGTGCGGGAAGTGTTTCGGCGCCTCGAGCTCTTTGGAGACGCACATGAGGATCCACACGGGCGAGAAGCCGTTCAACTGCAGCGAGTGCGGGAAGTCCTTCAACTGCCGCCACAACATGATGCGCCACATCCGGATACACACCGGGGAGAAGCCCTACCCCTGCTCCGTGTGCGGCAAATGCTTCAACGACTACTCCACCCTGaagcgccacctgctggtgcACGTGCACAAGCGGAACCTCGACGCGAACAACACGTCCACAAACGAGAAGGAGAACGGCGACGGCGCCGAGACGAAGATCAAGACGTCTTCACCAAAGAAGCAGCAGGCTCGGACCATTTGCGAGGTGTGCGGGAAGATGTTTCACTCCATGGTTTCTCTGGTCAATCACGCCAAAAGTCACGCCACAGACCTCTGCGGCGTCTGCGGGACGCATTTCGACTCCGAGGAAAACTTGAAAgttcacctgaaaacacacaaaaacggGAAGGTTTGCGAAGTGTGCGGGAAGTGTTTCGACAGTCAGGGAAGTCTGGAGATGCACATGAGGATCCACACGGGCGAGAAGCCGTTCCTCTGCAGCGAGTGCGGGAAGTCCTTCAACTGCCGCCACAACATGATGCGGCACATCCGCACGCACACGGGCGAGAAGCCCTACCTGTGCAACACCTGCGGCCGCTCCTTCAGCGACCACTCCAGcctgaagcagcacagcagcacgcACACCGGAGAGAAGCCGCACCGCTGCGACATCTGCGGCAAAGGCTTCCACCGCAAGACCTACGTCAGGCTTCACATGAAGAGCCACACCACCCAGAAGTGACGGCGTTAAAGATGGCGGCCTGTAAATGAACTCTGTGAGGCTGAGAGCTTCGGATGTGCTGGTCACCTTTTCCGCTTCAGCCTTGTCTCCGTGCGGATCTGCTTTCACGCTGCCCACCGACAcgactgcacacacagatacactgtCAGAGCGTTTCAGCCTGAGACGACGAAGACCGTTCACAGCGCGAGCCTCAGTCTGGATTCATCGCTCAGATCCGCATCACAGCGTCGCAGTCAGCACGCCGCCgtaaagagcagagcagagcagagcggctGCTTCTGTGTGGACGAGCTTCACCTGAAAGGCTGCTTTTAACGGCAGATCTCCACCAGACCGCCCGAGGTCGCATCAAACATCAGGCCTGCGTCCGGTTTAGGACACATGGAAGCAGATCTGAGGGACGTGAGCTGGATGTCCTCACCAGGAGTGGACAGCACTGTGAAATTGTTCTGTGTGAGCAAACACACGTTGACCACAGCTGAACCGTCGTCCTGCATGTGTCCTCGCCGTTTGGTTGTGGCCGgtcagcagcattttattgGCAGGTTTTCGTTGGTCCTCGTCCCTGCCGCCctctgctgtgactgacaggatcgatcagcagctctttgttcTGCGGGTCAGTTTCTGCCCTTCAGACTGAGGATGGAAgtctttaaaaacacctcacaaCGTTTAAAAAGCTTCAGTTTCTCACAcgagcaggaggaaacagcgtTCGTTGGGACTGCTTTCAGCGGCGTGTTCGTCCACGCGTGGTCCTGCCGGGGACGTGAGTGGACGTCCTCCTCTGTGATCACAGcctcatgttttgtcttttctttgaatTTCTAAAGTTACACACCTAAAACAGAGTTCACTCGCTCACATGGCCGAACGGTCCAACCCCCAGATCTGATCTGGAATCAGCCCAGAGCTCAGAGTCACCTGAGCAGCATTTCTTTCCATCAGAGCGCCGACGTTTCTAGCCTGcatatttttctgttgtcagaATTTCACTGCGTTTGCTTTCATCCCGTTAGTTGCTGTGTGGTGTAACATGTTTAATGTGCTCTGTTCGTACTGCGTTCTGCTACAGTTCAGTGCAGCAACCCTCAAAGATCACTACAAGCAATgtaacacacgcgcacacacgcacacacacacacacacacacacacacacacacacacacaggcaccaTCAGTCATCCTGTCATACGTAGTTTCATGTACTCTGAATGTGTCGTCACTCTGTGCCTCTGACTGTTTGTTCATCTGAGGGCTCGTGTTCAACCAAAGAcgtctgcagagctgtgagacTCAAACCAAGTGTTTGTtcactttgttttaataaatCTTCCTCTTTACGACCGACTCTcgagtccagtgtgtgtgtgtgtgtgtgtgtgtgtgtgtgtgtgtgtgtgtgtgtgtgtgtgtgtgtgtgtgtgtgtgtgtgtgtgtgtgtgtgtgtgtgtgtgtgttgatgtgcagGGCTGCAGCCACACTAGCAGCTCTGGCCagatgctaacatcagcatgctaacatttgctaaaggCTGCTGAACGCTCGGAgccgctgaggctgatgggatgtCTTCAGTTGAACGGGGATTTGATCTCAAACCAACGTTTTAGATAAATGAAAGTCAGATGATGGTCAGAAAGATCGCAGTTCATCCtcaggggaacatgaatgtttgtGCTAAATGTCCTTtcaatccatccaacagctgcTGAGATGGACGACAGATGTTCATGTAACATCCTCAGCGCGAGCGAGCGGCGCCGGAGGAGCTGAAACCAGGTTTAACCTTCCTCTCAGGTCAGCGTAGAGAGCGCACAAATGGCTTTCTCTAAAACTTTAAAGCGCCTGTGAATCTGgttgtattattattaagtttattcaattacattaaatat is a window encoding:
- the LOC139343799 gene encoding oocyte zinc finger protein XlCOF6-like, yielding MLQFSAHKHRVKTPQVCPSDLETLPVILSVMSSVQLLRVLVNERLSAAAEEIFEAVKKTIAGYEEEILLSKREIRRQRRMLQTVLKREAKTGKLSDQPQLALSVWDEDSDQQEEHCDQHWSPAQDQEPPQPEKNLEELPSGQPEEQDNAIIIITAPYVKSELDQLQPSYQSGGGEGEPLPSTSAEREQTKEEDEGGASSSRSAGEHDDTDEEWRPSVGSQSDDSDGDLKWKKMKGPRLPKAPTLHPTKKAKSRISCKICGKAFHANVSLVNHMEAHPKDVCGVCGKHFESEESFRIHLKTHVKAEVCGVCGKCFGASSSLETHMRIHTGEKPFNCSECGKSFNCRHNMMRHIRIHTGEKPYPCSVCGKCFNDYSTLKRHLLVHVHKRNLDANNTSTNEKENGDGAETKIKTSSPKKQQARTICEVCGKMFHSMVSLVNHAKSHATDLCGVCGTHFDSEENLKVHLKTHKNGKVCEVCGKCFDSQGSLEMHMRIHTGEKPFLCSECGKSFNCRHNMMRHIRTHTGEKPYLCNTCGRSFSDHSSLKQHSSTHTGEKPHRCDICGKGFHRKTYVRLHMKSHTTQK